From Candidatus Manganitrophus morganii, the proteins below share one genomic window:
- the ileS gene encoding isoleucine--tRNA ligase: protein MENKADYKQTLNLPKTDFPMRANLTQREVEQLARWEESGLYQKVLHERGDREKYILHDGPPYANGHIHIGHALNKILKDFVVKSRSMSGHAAPYVPGWDCHGLPIEHQVLKDLGPKKQGMSKGEIRKRCREYADKFVNIQRDEFKRLGVLGDWEHPYLTMTPDYEAAIVREFGKVVATGDVYKGKKPVLWCPVDETALAEAEVEYADHTSPSIYVKFPVKDPKEKFSVRPDGQTSIAIWTTTPWTLVANQAIAVHPHFHYRLVKTPAGDLILAQNLIEACMKAFGFAPGSYEVAPGGWTGSELEGIVCRHPWLDRDAPIILGEHVTLEQGTGCVHTAPGHGQEDYEVGLRYGLPVYAPVDHRGRFTNEAGEFAGQKVFEANEAIIALLNQRGMLLKKETISHSYPHCWRCKNPVIFRATEQWFISMEKHHLRERAIKAIEQEVQWIPKWGKDRILGMMQSRPDWCISRQRVWGVPIVAFACLDCNEILVSKEIADHVADLMEKEGGSDVWFSKAAAELLPKETACKKCGGSRFQQENDILDVWFESGVSHAAVLKNTRRWPQLTWPADLYLEGSDQHRGWFHSSLLAALETDGCPPYKAVLTHGFVVDGAGKKMSKSAGNVVAPQEVINKYGAEILRLWVSATDFREDVRISQDILVQLVEAYRKIRNTCRFLLSNLYDFHPSDGPVGEADLQEIDRWALYRLQILNEKVQRAYREAEFHTIFHALNNFCAVDLSSFYLDILKDRLYASAAKSPERRAAQSVLLETLTTLVRLMAPVLSFTAEEIWGYMPADLKEKESVLLTTFPMASKMGRPLEQKFSEKEESNKTFLETWGKLIEVREEVSRLLEQQRREKKIGSSLEASVTLFAKEDEPLYPLLQEKKAFLSTLFIVSQVDLLPWERKPEGVSTVQMKEASLATQVQPARGTKCERCWIYREDVGADAGYPTLCGRCAGVVGADAAGPN from the coding sequence ATGGAAAATAAAGCCGATTATAAGCAGACCCTGAATCTTCCGAAGACCGATTTCCCGATGCGGGCCAACCTCACCCAGCGTGAAGTGGAACAGCTGGCGCGATGGGAAGAGAGCGGACTCTACCAGAAAGTGCTGCATGAGCGTGGGGACCGGGAGAAGTACATCCTTCATGATGGGCCGCCGTACGCAAACGGTCATATCCACATCGGGCATGCCCTCAATAAAATCCTGAAAGACTTCGTCGTCAAGTCAAGATCGATGAGCGGCCATGCCGCCCCCTACGTCCCCGGCTGGGACTGTCACGGTCTTCCGATCGAGCATCAGGTGTTGAAGGACCTGGGTCCGAAGAAGCAGGGGATGAGCAAGGGGGAGATCCGAAAGCGCTGCCGAGAATACGCCGACAAGTTCGTCAACATCCAGCGCGACGAGTTCAAGCGGCTCGGGGTTCTCGGCGATTGGGAGCATCCGTATCTGACGATGACCCCCGACTACGAGGCGGCGATCGTCCGGGAGTTCGGGAAGGTCGTTGCGACGGGGGACGTCTATAAAGGAAAGAAGCCGGTTCTCTGGTGTCCGGTCGATGAGACGGCGCTCGCTGAGGCGGAGGTCGAATATGCCGACCACACCTCGCCGTCGATCTACGTCAAATTCCCGGTCAAAGATCCGAAGGAAAAGTTTTCCGTCCGCCCGGATGGACAGACGTCTATTGCGATCTGGACGACGACCCCCTGGACCCTCGTCGCCAACCAGGCGATTGCGGTCCATCCGCATTTTCACTATCGCCTTGTGAAGACACCCGCCGGGGATCTGATTTTGGCGCAGAATCTGATCGAAGCTTGTATGAAGGCGTTCGGTTTCGCCCCCGGTTCCTATGAAGTGGCCCCCGGGGGCTGGACTGGAAGCGAGCTCGAAGGAATCGTCTGCCGCCATCCGTGGCTCGATCGCGACGCGCCGATCATTCTCGGCGAGCATGTCACCCTCGAGCAGGGGACCGGCTGCGTTCACACCGCCCCCGGTCACGGACAGGAAGACTACGAGGTCGGTCTCCGCTACGGACTGCCGGTCTATGCGCCGGTCGATCATCGGGGCCGCTTCACGAATGAGGCCGGGGAATTTGCCGGACAAAAAGTCTTCGAGGCCAACGAGGCGATCATCGCCCTTCTGAATCAGCGCGGGATGCTCCTGAAGAAGGAGACGATCAGCCACTCCTATCCGCACTGCTGGCGTTGCAAGAATCCGGTGATCTTCCGCGCCACCGAGCAGTGGTTCATCTCGATGGAGAAGCACCATCTGCGCGAGCGGGCGATCAAGGCGATCGAGCAGGAGGTCCAGTGGATTCCGAAGTGGGGAAAAGACCGGATCTTGGGGATGATGCAGAGCCGTCCCGATTGGTGCATCTCGCGCCAGCGGGTCTGGGGGGTGCCGATCGTCGCCTTCGCCTGCCTCGACTGCAACGAGATTTTGGTCTCGAAGGAGATCGCCGACCATGTCGCCGATCTGATGGAGAAAGAGGGGGGGAGCGACGTCTGGTTTTCCAAGGCGGCCGCCGAACTCCTTCCGAAGGAGACCGCCTGCAAAAAATGCGGCGGGAGCCGCTTCCAGCAAGAGAACGATATTCTCGATGTCTGGTTCGAGTCGGGGGTGAGCCACGCCGCCGTTTTGAAAAATACGAGAAGGTGGCCGCAGCTGACCTGGCCGGCCGATCTTTATCTCGAAGGCTCCGACCAGCACCGCGGCTGGTTTCATAGCAGTCTGCTCGCGGCGCTCGAAACCGACGGCTGTCCCCCCTATAAAGCGGTCTTGACCCATGGGTTCGTCGTCGACGGCGCTGGAAAGAAGATGTCGAAGTCGGCGGGGAACGTCGTCGCGCCGCAAGAGGTCATCAACAAATACGGCGCGGAGATCTTGCGCCTTTGGGTCTCGGCGACCGACTTCAGGGAAGATGTCCGGATCTCGCAGGATATCCTCGTTCAGCTGGTCGAAGCGTATCGAAAGATCCGGAACACCTGCCGGTTCCTTCTCAGCAATCTCTATGATTTTCATCCCTCCGACGGACCGGTGGGCGAAGCCGATCTGCAGGAGATCGATCGATGGGCGCTCTACCGCCTTCAGATCCTCAATGAGAAAGTGCAGCGGGCCTATCGCGAGGCGGAGTTCCACACGATCTTCCATGCGCTGAATAATTTTTGCGCCGTCGATCTCTCCTCTTTTTATCTCGATATCTTGAAGGATCGGCTCTATGCCTCTGCGGCCAAATCGCCCGAGCGGCGCGCGGCCCAATCGGTGCTGCTGGAAACGCTCACGACGCTGGTTCGTTTGATGGCGCCGGTTCTGTCGTTTACGGCGGAGGAGATTTGGGGGTATATGCCGGCCGATTTGAAAGAGAAGGAGAGTGTTCTTCTGACGACCTTCCCGATGGCCTCAAAAATGGGGCGCCCGCTGGAACAAAAATTTTCTGAAAAAGAGGAAAGTAATAAGACATTTTTAGAAACATGGGGTAAACTTATCGAAGTTAGAGAAGAAGTATCCCGTCTCCTGGAACAACAACGCAGAGAAAAGAAAATCGGAAGTTCGCTTGAAGCCAGCGTCACCCTCTTCGCAAAAGAGGATGAACCGCTCTATCCGCTTCTCCAGGAGAAGAAAGCGTTTCTCTCAACCCTGTTTATCGTCTCGCAGGTCGATCTTCTCCCGTGGGAGAGAAAGCCGGAAGGTGTATCAACCGTTCAAATGAAGGAAGCGTCCCTTGCAACTCAGGTTCAACCGGCTCGGGGAACCAAGTGTGAACGCTGTTGGATCTATCGAGAGGACGTCGGGGCCGATGCCGGTTATCCGACCCTCTGCGGGCGATGTGCGGGGGTGGTGGGTGCCGATGCTGCTGGGCCAAATTAA
- a CDS encoding HD domain-containing protein, giving the protein MALFVDHLWHKIDQSRAAFPFLAALETRFPEGEIYLVGGAVRDLLLGRETKDFDFLIRGIPAEKLRDFLKLHGKVNWVGKNFGVYKFAPHGAVLEEQIDIALPRTERAFLKGGGGRRDFEVQSDAALPVEEDLRRRDFTVNAIAADLRKKSLVDPFGGGNDLKAGLLRAVGDPAQRFAEDSSRLLRALRFACQFQFRFEEKTWTALRAAIGALNAKREDGTEIVPREIIAKEFIKAIVSDPVRAFDLWDESGAFAELIPELLRMKGCPQPEIYHTEGDVWTHTRLALSVLASPVFQAEFQEPYDAETALAVLFHDIGKPYTLQTPERDGVDRIRFNGHDLAGARLVREIAARLKFSTFTKGSRYHVNEEALAWLIEKHLILVQGEVDQMRAATIEKHFLNPQRPGHKLLQLIFCDGSATVPPSGSPQLVSYRRLRERITGMEAMAASRARIPAPLLSGEEVMALLGIPPGPEVGSVLALVREEQLSGRLTDREGAITFLKKQRTGPA; this is encoded by the coding sequence ATGGCGCTTTTCGTCGATCATCTGTGGCATAAAATCGATCAGAGCCGGGCGGCGTTTCCCTTCCTGGCCGCGTTGGAAACGCGCTTTCCGGAAGGGGAAATCTACCTCGTCGGGGGGGCGGTCCGGGACCTTCTCCTGGGGCGCGAGACGAAAGATTTCGACTTTTTGATCCGGGGGATTCCCGCTGAGAAGCTGAGAGATTTTTTGAAGCTGCACGGCAAGGTCAACTGGGTCGGAAAGAATTTCGGGGTCTACAAATTCGCGCCGCACGGGGCGGTCCTGGAAGAGCAGATCGACATCGCCCTTCCCAGAACGGAGCGCGCTTTCTTGAAGGGGGGAGGAGGGCGCCGCGACTTTGAAGTGCAAAGCGATGCCGCCCTTCCTGTCGAGGAAGACCTGCGCCGGCGCGACTTTACCGTCAACGCCATCGCCGCCGATCTAAGGAAAAAGTCGCTGGTCGACCCCTTCGGCGGGGGGAACGATCTCAAAGCGGGCCTGCTCCGGGCGGTCGGCGATCCGGCGCAACGGTTTGCCGAAGATTCATCGAGACTCTTACGCGCCCTGCGCTTTGCCTGTCAGTTTCAATTTCGATTCGAGGAGAAAACCTGGACGGCGCTGCGCGCCGCCATCGGCGCGCTCAATGCCAAACGGGAGGATGGGACCGAGATCGTCCCACGCGAGATCATCGCGAAGGAGTTCATCAAGGCGATCGTCTCCGATCCGGTCCGGGCGTTCGACCTCTGGGACGAGAGCGGCGCCTTCGCCGAGCTGATTCCCGAGCTGCTCCGGATGAAGGGATGTCCCCAGCCGGAGATCTATCACACCGAAGGAGATGTCTGGACCCACACCCGTTTGGCCCTCTCCGTTCTTGCCTCGCCCGTTTTCCAGGCGGAGTTTCAGGAGCCGTACGATGCGGAGACGGCGCTGGCGGTCCTCTTCCACGACATCGGAAAGCCGTACACCCTCCAAACCCCGGAGCGGGACGGGGTCGATCGGATCCGCTTCAACGGGCATGATCTGGCCGGGGCCCGACTGGTCCGCGAGATTGCGGCGCGTTTGAAGTTCTCGACCTTCACGAAGGGGAGCCGCTATCATGTGAACGAGGAGGCGCTCGCCTGGCTGATCGAGAAACATCTGATCCTGGTCCAGGGGGAGGTCGATCAGATGCGGGCCGCCACGATCGAGAAACACTTTCTCAATCCGCAGCGGCCCGGACACAAACTTCTGCAACTGATCTTCTGCGACGGGAGCGCCACGGTTCCGCCCTCCGGGAGCCCGCAATTGGTTTCGTATCGCCGGCTTCGAGAGCGGATCACCGGGATGGAGGCGATGGCCGCGTCGCGCGCGCGCATTCCGGCGCCGCTTCTCTCCGGAGAAGAGGTGATGGCGCTTTTGGGGATCCCCCCGGGGCCGGAGGTGGGAAGCGTTCTCGCTCTGGTTCGGGAAGAACAACTCTCCGGTCGGTTGACCGATCGAGAGGGGGCGATCACATTTCTGAAGAAGCAGCGAACCGGTCCGGCATGA
- a CDS encoding sulfurtransferase TusA family protein: protein MTAEIKADKVLDCKGMKCPMPVLKTKLAMETLQVGQVLEMIATDKGSKPDMAAFAQQTGHTLISMKESDGIYTYYIRKTK, encoded by the coding sequence ATGACGGCTGAAATCAAGGCAGACAAGGTGCTCGATTGCAAAGGGATGAAGTGCCCCATGCCGGTTTTAAAAACCAAATTGGCGATGGAAACGCTCCAGGTGGGACAGGTCTTGGAAATGATCGCCACCGATAAAGGATCGAAGCCCGATATGGCCGCCTTCGCCCAGCAGACAGGCCACACGTTGATCTCGATGAAAGAGAGCGACGGGATCTATACCTATTACATCCGGAAAACAAAATAA